ATCTCAATGATTTGGTACTCCGAGATCTAACACACATAAAAATCATTCAATATAATATATACCACCAAAGCAGCACAAGGAAGcaattaacaaaaagaaaagaaaataacctTTTTGGGAGCGATCTCAGCTTGCTTGTTTTGAACCTGCTGATACAATTCTTTAGCAAGTTTCTCACACACTTGACACTTGATGTATTGAATGTCCTCCTTTCTAGCCACCCCCACTGGTTTCTTTGAACAGTGTGAGAAGGGCATCCATGCTGCAACCACCATTGATACAACTACAACCCACAACACCCCCTTCATCTTCTCAACACACACACGCTGTTCCGCACGAAAGATCAATTTTTTCACACAATTTGGTGGGTACGTGAGGTTAGTAACGCCAAATAAATAAACCCTTGTTATATACCCTTAAAATAAAGCTAAATTCTTGGTTTTGTTACATtcttaaaaaacacatttttacttttttagctCATGTGATTGGTCCAGTAAGCAAAAAAATGCTAGGTCCCACATTCTCCACCAATAAGATCCAAGATAACACGTAGTACTCTCTTAATTTTAAGATTCAGATTTCATTtttcctgtaaaaaaaaattcatttttctctaTGGTACGTTTGATAAGAGAGAGCTTTTAGTTTAATGTGAATATTAAGTTCAGAATCTTATCGcgtctctattttttaaaaataacatataaatgatgttttttgaaatattttatgacTAATTTTTCACgaaattctttttattaaagGTGAGGATGTTACTTTTCTAGATTAATTTTCCTTttagtataataaaaaatattatgttacttttattaataaaaatatcatttaaattttaattccaaaaagaaatttatttaaatattctcaTCCACACAAAACGTATTTTCTATAAAATGCCCCCCTATATTATAGTCCACGCTGGAGTCAATTCAAAGCAAAACTAGACCTAGAAACCGGTTCGAACCGGGCCCAAATCATACTAAAACCCTTCTCTCATAAACCCTAAAAATCAGACTTGGTTCCGTTGAACACCGATTAAGCATTTTCTATAATTCTGCTCTTAATGGAGATCACTGGTTTGTTCCCTCTCGTGGGTGAGAACTACTCCCTCAAGTTGAAACGTTCAATGCAAGACCTTTTGGCTGAGATCCCCAAAGAATCCCCAAATTTTACTCCTTTCGTCGATGCGTTTTACGAATTGATGCAAGCGAAGGTTGATCCACCCTTCGAGGTGACATGGGTCTACGCTGCAATTAACTTTCGTGGTCGTAACTCGGAGAAAAAAGGCGATGCCTTGGATAGAATATTGGCCGCAAAAGACTTGTTTCAGTTGCTATCTGCATGTTCAGCTTCTGTTCGTGCTTCAAAGAGCATCGCTTTGATGGCTCCTGTTGTTTTCGCGGTGAACGGAGTGATTCAGGAGCTGTTTGGGAGGGAATTGAGattgaagagagagaagaaagcaATGAGGGAGGTGAAGTCTTTGGTGGATGTAGTTCTTGGGTATATAAGCATTTGCTGTGATAATAATAAGGTTTATGAGGAAGAACCTGATTCtgtgaatttgatttttccTTTTACTGATTTGGCTCGTGTTTGGGTGGACATGAATGATGATGAAGGGTTTAAATCTTTGTTGCCTCTTGTGAGCGGTGATGTCTGTGGCTGGATTCGTTCTAGAGATTTTCATGGGGGTTACTTGGGTGGTGCTGTCATCATGGAAGCGTTTTTCATGAAACTTTGCCTTTCTTTTCATTTGGCAACGTCAAAGGATGAATTGGAAATGAATCTCAAGAGTTGGGCTGTTGGCTCAATATCTAGCTTTCAAAACATATACTTTTTGGGTCAGTAaggtttttgttttggttttgattttgattttatatttcagTTTCCTACTACTTTCCTTATCCGTGTCAGTGTGACTTTAACTGTGCAAGTTTCTTGCCATTAGGCATAGACTTATAGTAGCTCATGAAATTGAGTGTGGCAATAAAGTTATAGCTCTGCACTATAATGTCCACTCTGAAATGCTTGAACTTCTATGGACCAAGTTTACTTATATCTCTGTGTGGTGCATTTTTGtacataaatttgtttttaaccTTTTCACTGTGGAACTTAGCTGGCTCATGGAAGAATTTCAATTAGAAGAATTTGatcatttaatttaacttttctCTTACTTGGATTCCCATTTTTCTAGTTCCTAGTTTAATGTGGATTTGTCTTTTGTGCAACCAGAGATCCTTATGAGGACCATTTTAGAGACAGCTTTGCCTCTGATCTCAATACTGGTTAGTATTTCATCCTTGTACATATTTGCCATAAGTTTATCGTTTCTTTCATATCTGCAATAAGTAATCACAGCAGACACCTGTTCCCATTTTCATTGCACATAAGTCCAACACCATAATTTTATGAACTAGGGCTATCACTTGTACAATCCAATCCAGCTCTTTGTTTACTCTTGCCCTTGTTTATTTCCTGAGTCCATATATCTGAATGTTGAGATTCTAAGTAGTGCTTCCTTCTATTGCTGTCTGTGCAGAAACCTGAAGGTGAAATTCTATCAAGGAAAATTCTATTTGATGCTGTACTATTGGTGGACTACCCTTTTCTCTATCTAAATGCCAAGTACATAAAAAACCTTATCTTGACCAGATTGATTGTTACTCTCAAGGCTGTGGAGTATTTTAGGTATGATACTACaatgaattaattattgtattatGCATATATAGTTCTCTCATTGTGCTTGCATAGCATAATTTCTAATTCTGGCTTAATGTAGGGGGCTTGGTGATCAGAATAGAGCTATCTCTTATATTAAGGCATTTTCTGCTTCTCGATTGCCATTGCAAATCATTAAATGGGTTACAAGCCAGAATGGTTTGGAGGAAAAAACTGGCAGAGCAAATGGATCCTCCCCCAGAGCTCTTATAAGTAAGTTGATCTGGCTCTTATATTTTGGATTGGAGAATATTGTGCTCAATGCATTATACACCTGACatatttgatcaattccttgtgTTTAATATACTTAATAGATTGGCTGCTGAGCCTTGAGAATCGAGGGATCAGAGTTTTTGaagatgatattttaaaaagccATGCTACATCAGGTCATGATATTTCCCAATCTGAGCACCCAGCTGGTAACTTGGAGGGCAAGGTAGCAGATGATGACCTTTTTTATGTGGATAATATCGGGGAAGAGGGAAATACAGGTGACAATGATAAGCAAAACAAATTGGTTAGTGATGCGTTTGTAGCTGCTGCCCAAACTATGAAGTTATCCGATGATGGAGCTCGAAAACGAAAAGGAAAACAcagtgaaaagaaaattaaatttgtcaaaTATGACCTCCATCAAAACTCTGAGCCAGTCAAAGCAAGGACTTCAGCCGCAGATGATAGTTCAAGTGGTGAGAGTGAAGTTGAGGATCCTGTTTCAGATACAGATGCATAAAGCGAGAATAACGAACTGTTTTCTGTGTAATGATGTTATTTAAACCTACTACAACTAGATGCCACAGTCCCATGTTATTATGTAGTGCATTGGAGGGATCCTTTACATGATGAAAGGTCTCAAGAGGTGGTGAGAAGTTGCTTGCTGCCTCATCAGTTTTGTAAGCATTATGTCCCCTGGTTTGCGAATTCAATTCAGCCTGGCTCCAACAAGTTTGTAGTGCAGTCACATTGCAGTTGCAACGGCACTTTCTTAAGATGTTgagtattttatttgtattatatgATGTTAGTAAATTGTGATATACTAAAGGCTGAAATTTCTTATCCACAATCCACAAATTGGACGTGGACaggtcttttccttttcttcccttctctctggttcactttttttatgcttttgactTTGGACAGTTTGGATATCAGGATATGCTAGTAACTCCGAATGAATCTGCATAAAGGAAGATAAATTTATAGAATCTTAGAttctattcaaatatttaaccaACTCTTGATTGAACTGTTTTCAGCATAGTTAAATATGTAAGTGTcgcttaatttaatttattagaaattgcaacatttttataactaaactggtttttctttttatttgccAATTAGATAGATGCACGGTAAATATGTAACtgtcttataatttaatttgttagaaAGGTTTGGAGAAGAATTTTCTTTCGATGAACTGAATTGTCATGCTTAATTTAGTAAGTTATCCTATGGTCTCCACCTTCTAACAATATttgtactaaaaataaaaataaaatcctatTTTCTATCACAACCCAACACTTACTATTGCTTTGTTAGCCCATTGAAATGAATAGTCTTGACATTGAAGAGTTTAGTAACAGAAGATAAGTTGGTTAGGTCAGAACAAATGTTAGGCGTTGAAAATTCAAGAGATGAGAAGGAAATTGATGTGGTAACTCTTCATCCCGTGCTTTAAAAGCAATTTTGTCTAaagcatatataaaaaaaacttccatTATTAGAAGAATTCAAACCTTAATTTATCGTATTATgaaatattattctatttttttatccataagaatcaaagataaatataaaatacacaCTTTACTAGcgcaaagaacaaaaataaaataagagagaaacaAAATGGAAGTTGCGTGTCTCAAAGTGAGAAATAGAAGAGATTTATAACTGGGAAGGATGTGTAAAAAATCAGGGAGTCTCTGGGTTATTAATTGCTCGTCACCATAAATAAAACTTGAAGTTCATATGGAAAGTACATATACAGCTCAGTgatttccttccttcctttaTGACTGACTACAAATGAATGAACACATACAAATATACCTATATTTATGTATTCCCACGGATTCTATCTACAACCCGCCATCTCCTCTCATACAacaaaaaactaagaaaaatcCATAGAAGACGAAAGGTTGCTTTAAGTTACATATGTAAATGGCCCTTCCCTTTATCAAACTCACAGCAAAACACGTGTCTTTATAGGCTTGAGCTTCAATCCCATGCTCTCTGGAGAAAGAAGCTCAGGAGAGATGCAAGATGGACTAAGCGGGCTTCTTGGGCTGTCACTGAAATGGCATGGCCTATACAAGCCATATCCCATTAAAAAGTACTCCATAGGGACCAGCATTGCATGTGGCTGTTCCTCTGTAACCATTGATCCGCAACCCTGGACTTCAACCAATGCAGTGTATCTCCTATCAAGTTTTGAAGTCATATGAAGAGCCTCCGAATGGAAAGGAGAACTGTCCCCGACAAAAATAAGCGTACGACATTTTAATCTCTTCAATCCTTCCGTTATGTCAGGTCTCCTACAAGTTCGCAAGTGCACGTAAATATGATAACTCAGATAAGTATAGGCGTGTGCGTGTTCTGATAAACTTTTCCACAAGCATTTATAGGAGAAGCAAATAAATATGGTGAAGCAAGTGACAACTATGTAGCAGCTCTTACTCATTGATAGCCTGAAGAAACCGAAAGACATTGATGCCCTTTCTCTCATCTAGTAGCTGGAAACAAAACAAGAGAAAGAACCAGCAAAGTGAGGTAAATGCAGAAGATATAAGAAGAAAGGGTAAGGAAATCAAATTCATATTTCAGCTATTAGACAGCAGCACAAGGGGAGGAAATAAATTAGCTTAGCACTGACTTTTCTGCAAGCTTGAACTATCTCTGATTCTGGAAATTCAGCATTACCACGAACTTCCTGTTACCAGGAAAACTCGTAAATACTAAGTAAACTAGGAAATACAAGAGAGGTAAGATCCTTGCATTACAATACCTTGCTGAAGTACCGCTGGAGCAAACACTCTTTCAACAAGCCACACACACCATAGAAGTATAGCAAATTTGACATCACCTAAAATTAGAAGCAGTCTTAGTTTAGTAAAGCTATCAAACTAGAGAACTCATGAATGCATATTGTCTGCAGGCATTTAAAAGGAACCTTGTTATAAAACCATTCAGTCCAAGAAGGAGATTTGCATAAGGGAGATACAAGTATTAAACCAAGAACACGCTCCCTATATTTCGTCTGCatcaaaattacataaaataagattgatttcatatcaaaatttattaCCCATAActaagtttttaaataaaaaaaaaaaagactactaAGAATTGGTTAAACAGGCTCCTCCCCCCTCTCTTCAAAGTCAAATAAGGTACATACTGCAAATAGCGAAAGGATATAAGCACCAGACGATACTCCCATACACATCACTGCACCAAGCCTGAACAAGAAAATAGTTCATGCAATCAGTAAATATATCACATATATTAGATTTTCCCACATTATATGCAATATTCTCTTGGTCCCTTTTAATTTTAGGCATAACTATGAAAAGAACCACAAAAGATAGATCACTTTCTATGTTGGATCTGTTCTCAAATACATGGAacaatttcaaaaaatgaaagctaacaatacaaaaaaagagagaaattgtaTTGTAGTTACCGAAAATAATTGAGAACCTCAATTATTTGATCTGCTAAGTCTTCAGCAGAAGGGACTGGATCATCAGAACAAATTGCAGCAGCTCCCAACTACAAGAACTCTTGTGGAATTTCCAGATAAactatgtaaataaaaatattcagttTTAAATGCAATAAAAAGTGCATTCAAGTAGATAAACTTACAAACCTCATGCCCAGGAGGACTGATATGATAGATGCAGAAGTTGTGAAGAAGCAAAGAAGTTGCCTCTGGACAGAAAAATAATCCTTGGAAACATGACATATCTGCCTCAATACATAGAAACAAAATAATGCCTCAGGTTTTCATATTAAGTTAAGAGGATAGAATCAAACATACACATACAATCATTAACATGTCCAGAAAAAACTAAGCAATAAATTTTAGAACAGCAGGGAAAAATTATGattcttaacattttaaacAGAAGTAATTGGCAGcaaggaaaatgaaatgacTCCACTTACAATTTAGCGCTATATCTGGATAAGTGATCAGAGCTGGTTTTTCTTGATCCCCACAGACTATTACAGATACAGAACCACAGccagtttgaatatgatgttcCTGAAATAATATTCTTATATAAGcttatgagaaaaataaaggggGGAAAAAAGAATGTGGGGGCAAAGAAGCACAAAAATTGAAGCAAACTTTTGGAGTGAAAAAAGAACATCCCTCTAAAGCAAGGATATCCTTTATTTTGTATGTACTC
This region of Glycine max cultivar Williams 82 chromosome 7, Glycine_max_v4.0, whole genome shotgun sequence genomic DNA includes:
- the LOC100798223 gene encoding uncharacterized protein; translated protein: MEITGLFPLVGENYSLKLKRSMQDLLAEIPKESPNFTPFVDAFYELMQAKVDPPFEVTWVYAAINFRGRNSEKKGDALDRILAAKDLFQLLSACSASVRASKSIALMAPVVFAVNGVIQELFGRELRLKREKKAMREVKSLVDVVLGYISICCDNNKVYEEEPDSVNLIFPFTDLARVWVDMNDDEGFKSLLPLVSGDVCGWIRSRDFHGGYLGGAVIMEAFFMKLCLSFHLATSKDELEMNLKSWAVGSISSFQNIYFLEILMRTILETALPLISILKPEGEILSRKILFDAVLLVDYPFLYLNAKYIKNLILTRLIVTLKAVEYFRGLGDQNRAISYIKAFSASRLPLQIIKWVTSQNGLEEKTGRANGSSPRALINWLLSLENRGIRVFEDDILKSHATSGHDISQSEHPAGNLEGKVADDDLFYVDNIGEEGNTGDNDKQNKLVSDAFVAAAQTMKLSDDGARKRKGKHSEKKIKFVKYDLHQNSEPVKARTSAADDSSSGESEVEDPVSDTDA
- the LOC100782850 gene encoding protein NDL1 isoform X2; this translates as MSCFQGLFFCPEATSLLLHNFCIYHISPPGHELGAAAICSDDPVPSAEDLADQIIEVLNYFRLGAVMCMGVSSGAYILSLFATKYRERVLGLILVSPLCKSPSWTEWFYNKVMSNLLYFYGVCGLLKECLLQRYFSKEVRGNAEFPESEIVQACRKLLDERKGINVFRFLQAINERPDITEGLKRLKCRTLIFVGDSSPFHSEALHMTSKLDRRYTALVEVQGCGSMVTEEQPHAMLVPMEYFLMGYGLYRPCHFSDSPRSPLSPSCISPELLSPESMGLKLKPIKTRVLL
- the LOC100782850 gene encoding protein NDL1 isoform X1, whose amino-acid sequence is MAESVSVDMEMIFLGGKEHHIQTGCGSVSVIVCGDQEKPALITYPDIALNYMSCFQGLFFCPEATSLLLHNFCIYHISPPGHELGAAAICSDDPVPSAEDLADQIIEVLNYFRLGAVMCMGVSSGAYILSLFATKYRERVLGLILVSPLCKSPSWTEWFYNKVMSNLLYFYGVCGLLKECLLQRYFSKEVRGNAEFPESEIVQACRKLLDERKGINVFRFLQAINERPDITEGLKRLKCRTLIFVGDSSPFHSEALHMTSKLDRRYTALVEVQGCGSMVTEEQPHAMLVPMEYFLMGYGLYRPCHFSDSPRSPLSPSCISPELLSPESMGLKLKPIKTRVLL